The uncultured Sphaerochaeta sp. genome includes the window AGAATTCATTCAAATTCTTAGCAGCCCCTTCCAGAACCAGGAGCTTTCTCCCGTACAACAACTCCTTAGCAGAAAGCCTGTTGTAAGAAAGAACACGCAGGTACGGAATGTTCCTTGCAGCACGGCGCACCATTGCATCGTCATCTTTCAGGATCAGAATGGTTCTGCTCTCATCCTCGACGAAGTTCTTAAGAATCTTATCAAGATCCCTGGTTTTGCCACTTTCGATGGAGAAATCCTCTACAACAACGAGACGATCCTCCTTGACTCCCATAGATAACAGGCTTTTCATTGCAAGCCTCTTCATCTTCTTGGGGAGGGTAATACTATAATCGCGCGGCTTGGGCCCAAAAATCGTTCCACCACCAACTCTGACAGGGCTTTTCTTGTCACCGGCACGTGCGTTACCAGTACCCTTCTGTTTGTATGGCTTATTATTGCTGTATCTGACCTCTGCGCGGGTCTTAGTACTTGCAGTACCAACACGGTGGTTTGCAAGCTCGCTGTTTACGGCATAATAAATGGTACCATCACTCACCTCTCTGTTGAATACTTCATCATTCAACACGAGGGTTCGGACCTCTTTGCCGTCGATTGAAAAGACTTTCGTTTCCATATATCTCGCCCCTACTTCTTGATCGCTTTCTTGACGATGACGACACTCTGGGCGGGGCCAGGGATAGCACCCTTAACCATAAGGACCTGCATCTCTTCATCGACACGGACTACCTTCAGGTTCTGGACCGTCGTCCTCTCATTACCCATGTGGCCAGCCATCCGAGTACCTTTGAATGTGCGGGAAGGGGTGGAAGACATTGACGTACCGCCGATGTCGCGATGGAATTTGGAACCGTGGGTAGCACGACCGCCCTTAAAGCCATGTCGTTTCATACCGCCGGCAAAACCCTTACCTTTAGAAGTCCCGGTGACATCCACAAAGGAGATGTCCTTAAATATATCCACGCCCAACACCTCGCCGACTGCGACCTCACGGTCATAGTCACGGAATTCCATTACATGCTGCTTTGGTTCACATACTTCCTTGAACTGTCCAGCATATGGTTTGGTGATAGTGCTTTTCTTCTTGTCAATCGAACCCAATACAGCAGCAGAATATCCATTCTTCTCCTCATTGCGGTCCGAGACAACAACGTTGCCCTCTATTTTTATTACAGTCACGGGTGTGAGCCTGCCTTGCGCATCAAACACCTGTGTCATTCCAACTTTTTTGCCGATAAGCCCTAACATCTCTTACCTCAACTCTCTTACTGTTTAATCTCTACATCCACACCGGCAGGGAGCTCAAGCTTCATGAGGGCATCCATGACTTTTGATGTAGGATCCAAAATGTCAATCAACCTTTTGTGGGTTCTCATCTCAAATTGTTCACGAGACTTTTTGTTGACAAAGGGCGATCTCAGGACAGTGTACTTGTTGATACGGGTTGGGAGAGGTACAGGACCTGACACTGTAGCACCAGCCCTGACAACGGTATCTACGATAGCTTTTGAGCTCTGTTCAACCAGCTCAATATCAAAACCTCTCAGCCTAACTCGAATTCTCTCTTTAGCCATTATTCCTCCAAAAAACGGGCCTTGCCACCATCATCTGATGATGGCAAGACATTCGTTGGTAACGTTATTCAACGATCTCGGTAACCTGACCGGAAGCAACGGTTCTACCACCTTCGCGGATAGCGAAGCGGAGTCCCTTGTCCATGGCAACAGGGTGAATGAGTTCAACATTGATGTCGGTGTGATCCCCAGGCAGAACCATCTGCTTGTCTTCAGGCAGGGTTACCGTACCAGTGATGTCAGTGGTGCGGAAATAGAACTGCGGGCGATAGCCGCTGAAGAATGGGGAGTGACGACCACCCTCGTCCTTGCTCAGTACGTATACAGTACCTGAGAACTTGGCGTGGGGATTGATGGACTTGGGCTTTGCCAGAACCTGGCCACGAACAACGTCCTTCTTGTCAACACCACGAAGCAGTGCACCGATGTTGTCACCGGCCTGACCTTCGTCGAGC containing:
- the rplD gene encoding 50S ribosomal protein L4; the protein is METKVFSIDGKEVRTLVLNDEVFNREVSDGTIYYAVNSELANHRVGTASTKTRAEVRYSNNKPYKQKGTGNARAGDKKSPVRVGGGTIFGPKPRDYSITLPKKMKRLAMKSLLSMGVKEDRLVVVEDFSIESGKTRDLDKILKNFVEDESRTILILKDDDAMVRRAARNIPYLRVLSYNRLSAKELLYGRKLLVLEGAAKNLNEFYGDK
- the rplC gene encoding 50S ribosomal protein L3 — translated: MLGLIGKKVGMTQVFDAQGRLTPVTVIKIEGNVVVSDRNEEKNGYSAAVLGSIDKKKSTITKPYAGQFKEVCEPKQHVMEFRDYDREVAVGEVLGVDIFKDISFVDVTGTSKGKGFAGGMKRHGFKGGRATHGSKFHRDIGGTSMSSTPSRTFKGTRMAGHMGNERTTVQNLKVVRVDEEMQVLMVKGAIPGPAQSVVIVKKAIKK
- the rpsJ gene encoding 30S ribosomal protein S10, with the translated sequence MAKERIRVRLRGFDIELVEQSSKAIVDTVVRAGATVSGPVPLPTRINKYTVLRSPFVNKKSREQFEMRTHKRLIDILDPTSKVMDALMKLELPAGVDVEIKQ